The genomic stretch GGTCATCCATCCTTGGTTCCTAGGATATTGAAGACAGGTCCCTAGAACATGGAGGCCACTGAAGAAAGTTCAACGGAGACCTGAAGCCTGGGTCAGGGCACCTCAATGAAGTCAAATAGTTACAGTGCTACAGCTGAAGTTCTTGTCTCACAAAAGGGCAAGAGAAAGCGGAAAGGGTACTTGCCAACTGAGTCGGTGAAGATCCTCTGTGACTGGCTGTATGAACACTGGTTTAAGACTTATCCTTCAAAGGTAGAGAAGTGCATGCTGTCAGAGCAGATCAGTTTGTCTTTCCTGCAGATTTCTAACTGGTTCATCAACGCCCGCAGACGCATTCTTCCGGAAATGCTTCTACAGGATGTAAGTGACCCCAACCAGATTATCATATATCACCAAAAAGGCAATGCTACTGATGTGACCCACCAGCAGGGTGGCTATCTATCTATTGATGCCAAGTCAGGGCCCAGAGATCCAGACACGATAAAATGTCAGCCTCTGAGCCCCTCGCTGATGGTACAGGGATCAGGGGAACTGCCAAATCAAGAGATGGTCCCAGGCCAGAGGCTAATTCCTAAGGCCCAGTTAAATGAAAAGGTTGAGGTTTTCAACAGTGGGCCCTTGCTTATATCGTCTCCCGAACCTGTGGTGACAGGGGAGTACAAGGATTTCAGCAACTTCCAGCTGCTGGTTGATGCAGCCGTACAAAAGTCTGCCTAACTGGAGcgacagaaaaagcaagagtctAACTCATGATTTCCCATGTCTCTAAAAATTCCTGGTAGTCAGTCCCTTGGTAGATCTATTTATGCTCCCCAAACTaacttgcaatttttttttttaatagaggcaTCTTTCCTTCTAGGGGTTTATGAGAACTATCACTAGCTAGTGGGACTCAGTTCTGCCAGGTAGTTCAGTGTTGCCAGATGAAACAACTTGTCATCATGATTAACACTCCATCAAGtatctctgttctttcttttgcttccctgtGGATTTAAAGGCTTCAATCAGACCAATACATCAGAGACTAGACACAGTGTTAGGACTTCAGAGAAGAATGTTTTGGCTTTTCTAGTCAGACTTTTTGGTCCCAGAGATGCTGAAGATACCAAGTCACCCCTCTTTCTCCCACTCTCTGTAACTTTCCTTGCTTATTAGCATATTGAATAATGGAAAGGAAAGACTCTATAATAAAGATGGCTATAGCAGCACAGGCCTCATTTTAACTTTCGAGTTTTTGTAAAATTGTCAACTCTGTTTTCCTTTGAACAGTTTATCAGCAATCTTAAGGAGTAGCTAATTTCTGTAAAGGGATAAGTATGAGAGTCAAAATACAATGAATTCATAAACATGTTACAGGGGACGGTGAACTCTTATTTGGGGTtagttttcttctgtttattgtTGGATAATTGATCatagagaatatttttattagttttaattaGCTACatcagaggaaaaaggaaaaaaaaaaagaaaagaaaaagaaaaaaaatgacaaaaaatttcTCAGAAGAGACAGAACAAGATGaagataatattaaaataaggaaaagcaGGAAAGGATTCATGTtatgtgaacaacaacaacaaaaaaagatgtattCAGGTA from Cervus elaphus chromosome X, mCerEla1.1, whole genome shotgun sequence encodes the following:
- the TGIF2LX gene encoding homeobox protein TGIF2LX yields the protein MKSNSYSATAEVLVSQKGKRKRKGYLPTESVKILCDWLYEHWFKTYPSKVEKCMLSEQISLSFLQISNWFINARRRILPEMLLQDVSDPNQIIIYHQKGNATDVTHQQGGYLSIDAKSGPRDPDTIKCQPLSPSLMVQGSGELPNQEMVPGQRLIPKAQLNEKVEVFNSGPLLISSPEPVVTGEYKDFSNFQLLVDAAVQKSA